CCACGGCTTCGGCGTCCCCCACGGTGACGGTCACCAGCGCCGACAGGCCGAGCGCGGCGGCGTTGGCGCGAGCGACCTCCACGGTCAGCGGGTCGCGATCCACCGCGTCGACACGGCACCCGGCGCGGGCCAGGGCCAGCAGGTCGCCGCCGATGCCGCAGCAGGCGTCCGCGACCCGGTCGCCTGGCCCGAACCGGCCGGCGCGGTGGGCCGCGACCTCGGCGCGGGTGGCCTGCTCCAGGCCGTCAGGCGTGAAATACATCACGCCGGCGTCGGCGCCGAACTTCGCCGTCGCACGCGAACGCAGCCGCGCCTGGGTGAGTGCGGCGCCGGTGAGCCCTGCGGGGTAGGTCCTGCGCAACGTCACCGCCGCCGCGACGGCGTCCGCGCCTTCGGCGACGGCGCGCTCGGCGTCCGCCAGCGCGCGCAGGCCGCGCGGGGTCAGCAGTTCGCGGAAGGCGTCGAGATCCACGCCTGCTGACGCTACCGGCACCTACGGGTGGCGCGGGCGAGGCCTTAGATGGACATGTCGGCACGTGTGGGTGGGGTGAGTGGACCAAGGAGGGACATGTCGGCACGCGCGGGTGGAGGGAGCGGGCCACGGATGGACCTGTTGAGTCCATGTCTGCTGATGGAGACGACACGCGGGGATGGGGTGAGTGGATCAGGGATGAACATCTCGGCACGTGCGGGTGGGGTGAGTGGGTAAGGGGTGGACATGTCGGCATGCGGGGGTGGGGTGAGTGGGTCAGGGATGAACATCTCGGCACGCGGGGATCGCGTGAGCGGGTCAAGGAAGGGACATGGTGTGTTTGTGTCTGGCGGTGGCGGTGGCGGTGGCGGTGGCGGTGGCGGTGGCGGTGGCGGTGGCGGGGGTCGCGGGTAGCGTGAGTAGGTTGGGAAAAGGGACATGTCGGCCGAGGAAGGTTCTGTTCGCTAGGGGCTGTTCGGCGGACTGACCTGGGACGGCCTGTCCGTGTTGACTGTGTCGGCGGCCTTGCATACTGTTCAGTGTTGGCACTCTCCGATGGAGAGTGCCAAGACAAAATGCGACGAGGCAGGTCTGACACCCGCGACGGCAGGCCGCTGGTCGCCTCTTCAGCTCGTCATCACAAATCTGAAGGGGAGGTCCGATCGTGACGACCGCCACCAAGGTTCCCGTTAAGCCGCTCGGCGACCGCATCGTGGTCCAGCCGCTTGAGGCAGAGCAGACGACCGCTTCCGGTCTGGTGATCCCGGACACCGCCAAGGAGAAGCCCCAGGAGGGGCGCGTCCTCGCGGTGGGCCCGGGTAACTGGGACGAGGACGGCGACAAGCGCATCCCGCTCGACGTCAAGGAGGGCGACGTCGTCCTCTACAGCAAGTACGGCGGCACCGAGGTCAAGTACGGCGGCGAGGAGTACCTGGTGCTCTCCGCCCGCGACGTTCTCGCGATCATCGAGAAGTAAAGCCCCGGGCGCGTAAGCGGCCATCTCCACGGAGCCTTACAGAAAACGCGTATCAAGCCCCGGGTGCTTCACCGAAGGCCCGGGGCTCTGATGCTGAGAGGACCTTAAATGCCGAAGATCCTGGAGTTCGACGAGGACGCACGCCGCGCGCTCGAGCGCGGCGTCAACGCCCTCGCGGACGCCGTCAAGGTGACCCTCGGGCCGCGCGGGCGGAATGTCGTCATCGACAAGAAGTTCGGTGCCCCCACCATCACCAACGACGGTGTCACCATCGCCCGTGAGGTCGAGCTCGAGAAGCCGTACGAGAACCTCGGCGCTCAGCTCGCCAAGGAAGTGGCGACGAAGACCAACGACATCGCGGGTGACGGCACCACCACCGCCACCGTGCTGGCCCAGGCCATGGTGCGCGAGGGTCTGCGCAACGTCGCCGCCGGCGCCTCGCCGCTGAGCCTCAAGCGCGGCATCGACGTCGCCGCGCGCGCGGTGAGCGACCGCCTGCTTGAGCGTGCGCGCACCGTCGAGGACAAGAAGGAGATCGCGAACGTCGCGACCATCTCCGCGCAGGACGCCAAGATCGGCGAGCTGATCGCCGAGGCGTTCGACAAGGTGGGCAAGGACGGTGTCATCACCGTCGAAGAGTCCAACACCATGGGCCTGGAGCTGGAGTTCACCGAGGGACTCCAGTTCGACAAGGGGTACCTGTCGCCGTACATGGTGACCGACCCCGAGCGCATGGAGGCCGTGCTGGAGGACGCCTACGTCCTGCTGCACCTCGGCAAGATCTCCTCCATCGCCGGGTTCCTCCCGCTGCTGGAGAAGGTCGCGCAGACCAAGAAGCCGCTGTTCGTGGTCGCCGAGGACATCGAGGGCGAGGCCCTGGCCGTCCTGGTCACCAACAAGATCCGCGGCACGTTCACCTCGGTGGCCGTCAAGGCCCCCGGCTTCGGTGACCGCCGCAAGGCGATGCTGCAGGACATGGCCATCCTCACCGGCGGCCAGGTCGTCTCCGAGGAACTCGGCCTCAAGCTGGAGAACGTCGGCCTGGAGGTGCTCGGCACCGCGCGCCGCATCGTGGTGGACAAGGACAACACCACCGTCGTGGACGGCGCGGGTGACCCGCAGGCCATCTCCGACCGCGTGCGTGAGATCCAGTACGCCATCGAGCACACCGACTCGGACTGGGACCGCGAGAAGCTCCAGGAGCGCCTCGCCAAGCTGTCCGGCGGCGTGTGCATCCTGCGCGTCGGCGCGGCCACCGAGGTGGAGCTGAAGGAGAAGAAGCACCGCCTTGAGGACGCGATCTCGGCCACCCGCGCCGCGATCGAGGAGGGCATCGTCTCCGGCGGCGGCTCGGCGCTGGTGCACCTGTCCAAGGAGCTGGACGACCTCGGTCTGTCCGGCGACGAGGCCACCGGTGTCTCCATCGTCCGTCGTGCGCTGGTGGAGCCGGCCCGCTGGATCGCCGAGAACGCCGGTCTGGAGGGCTACGTCATCACCTCCAAGATCAGCGACCTGCCGGCCGGTCACGGCCTCAACGCCGCCACCGGCCAGTACGGCGACCTGGTCGCCGAGGGTGTCATCGACCCGGTGAAGGTCACCCGCTCGGCGGTGCAGAACGCCGCCTCCATCGCGGGGATGCTGCTCACCACCGAGGCGCTCGTCGTGGACAAGCCCGAGGAGGAGGCTCCGGCCGCCGCGGGCCAGGGCCACGGTCACGGTCACGGTCACTGACGCGGTCCCGCACAGGGCCATCGGCCCGCTTCACGGTTCGACACCACGGCCCGTGCCTCGCGACGAGGCACGGGCCGTGGCTATTTCGCGGAAAAGATTTTTCCGGCCGTGATTTGGCGGCACGGTAAACCGATCGGCGTGCCGGCGCGTCGGGCGGACGTCAACCTCATCC
The window above is part of the Sphaerisporangium rubeum genome. Proteins encoded here:
- the groL gene encoding chaperonin GroEL (60 kDa chaperone family; promotes refolding of misfolded polypeptides especially under stressful conditions; forms two stacked rings of heptamers to form a barrel-shaped 14mer; ends can be capped by GroES; misfolded proteins enter the barrel where they are refolded when GroES binds), with amino-acid sequence MPKILEFDEDARRALERGVNALADAVKVTLGPRGRNVVIDKKFGAPTITNDGVTIAREVELEKPYENLGAQLAKEVATKTNDIAGDGTTTATVLAQAMVREGLRNVAAGASPLSLKRGIDVAARAVSDRLLERARTVEDKKEIANVATISAQDAKIGELIAEAFDKVGKDGVITVEESNTMGLELEFTEGLQFDKGYLSPYMVTDPERMEAVLEDAYVLLHLGKISSIAGFLPLLEKVAQTKKPLFVVAEDIEGEALAVLVTNKIRGTFTSVAVKAPGFGDRRKAMLQDMAILTGGQVVSEELGLKLENVGLEVLGTARRIVVDKDNTTVVDGAGDPQAISDRVREIQYAIEHTDSDWDREKLQERLAKLSGGVCILRVGAATEVELKEKKHRLEDAISATRAAIEEGIVSGGGSALVHLSKELDDLGLSGDEATGVSIVRRALVEPARWIAENAGLEGYVITSKISDLPAGHGLNAATGQYGDLVAEGVIDPVKVTRSAVQNAASIAGMLLTTEALVVDKPEEEAPAAAGQGHGHGHGH
- the groES gene encoding co-chaperone GroES, which produces MTTATKVPVKPLGDRIVVQPLEAEQTTASGLVIPDTAKEKPQEGRVLAVGPGNWDEDGDKRIPLDVKEGDVVLYSKYGGTEVKYGGEEYLVLSARDVLAIIEK